The Oscillospiraceae bacterium genome contains a region encoding:
- a CDS encoding molecular chaperone HscC, giving the protein MPIIGIDLGTTNSLAAVYRGGRCQLIPNAFGEVLTPSVVSMDEDGTVLVGQAAKERLITHPGRTAAAFKRSMGTTRQFLLDQKLFSPEELSALVLRRLKEDAEAFLGEPVEEAVVSVPAYFTDRQRAATKRAGMLAGLKVDRLINEPSAAALACYDPAQGDAAFLVYDFGGGTLDVSVVDCFENVVNILAVSGDNQLGGNDFDAAIAHMYCQQNGIDYGGLPPEKKAILLAQAEQCKRTLTESPMAMMVLDLPGLEGSMGLTGQKLIEGAATLFSRMRAPLQKALKDSGISAEELKGVVPVGGSCKMPVVRQYLNHLLGSQLLDAGHPDTVVAQGAGLYAAMKAREENLKEMVLTDICPFTLGVGVHNPTDEDNLLMSPIIERNSALPTSKVENYYTVSNGQDRLRIQVYQGDAMYCRDNLKLGELDLPVPPAPAGKEGAAVRFTYDINGILEVEAKSLSTQKTISTVLVGRGSGMTEAEAKKRLAQLQGLKIHPRDQEENRLVLARAERLWEEALGETRDVIAQAAQAFGEALRSQEPARILRVRKRCQGLLDRVEAGLSLEGFSFGEDFFDEDEES; this is encoded by the coding sequence ATGCCCATTATTGGCATTGATCTTGGAACCACCAACAGCCTGGCGGCTGTGTATCGGGGCGGCCGCTGCCAGCTGATCCCCAACGCCTTCGGCGAGGTATTGACCCCCAGCGTGGTGAGCATGGACGAGGACGGCACCGTGCTGGTGGGGCAGGCTGCAAAGGAGCGGCTCATCACCCACCCCGGCCGCACGGCCGCCGCCTTTAAGCGCAGCATGGGAACCACCCGGCAATTTTTGCTGGACCAGAAGCTGTTCAGCCCAGAGGAGCTCTCGGCGCTGGTGCTGCGCCGCCTGAAGGAGGACGCGGAGGCCTTTTTGGGCGAGCCGGTGGAAGAGGCTGTGGTGAGCGTGCCCGCCTACTTTACCGACCGGCAGCGCGCGGCCACCAAGCGGGCCGGCATGCTGGCGGGATTGAAGGTGGACCGGCTTATCAACGAGCCCAGCGCCGCGGCCCTTGCCTGCTATGACCCCGCCCAGGGGGACGCCGCGTTTCTGGTGTATGATTTTGGCGGCGGCACACTGGATGTTTCGGTGGTGGACTGCTTTGAAAACGTGGTGAACATTTTGGCCGTGAGCGGTGACAACCAGCTTGGCGGCAACGATTTTGACGCGGCCATCGCCCACATGTACTGCCAGCAGAACGGCATTGACTACGGCGGGCTGCCCCCGGAGAAAAAGGCCATTTTGCTGGCACAGGCAGAGCAATGCAAGCGCACGTTGACCGAGTCGCCCATGGCGATGATGGTGCTGGACCTGCCCGGGCTGGAGGGCTCGATGGGGCTTACGGGGCAAAAGCTCATTGAGGGGGCCGCCACCCTGTTCAGCCGCATGCGCGCCCCGCTGCAAAAGGCCCTGAAGGACAGCGGGATTTCCGCGGAGGAGCTGAAGGGCGTGGTGCCGGTGGGGGGCAGCTGCAAAATGCCGGTGGTGCGCCAGTACCTGAACCACCTTTTGGGCAGCCAGCTGCTGGACGCCGGGCACCCGGACACGGTGGTGGCCCAGGGCGCGGGGCTGTATGCGGCTATGAAGGCGCGGGAGGAAAACCTGAAGGAGATGGTGCTCACCGACATCTGCCCCTTTACGCTGGGGGTGGGAGTGCACAACCCCACGGATGAGGACAACCTGCTGATGAGCCCGATCATTGAGCGCAACAGCGCCCTGCCCACCAGCAAGGTGGAAAATTACTACACCGTTTCCAACGGGCAGGACCGCCTGCGGATCCAGGTGTACCAGGGCGACGCCATGTATTGCAGGGACAACCTGAAGCTGGGCGAGCTGGACCTGCCCGTGCCCCCGGCCCCGGCGGGCAAGGAGGGCGCGGCGGTGCGCTTTACTTACGATATCAACGGGATTCTGGAGGTGGAGGCCAAGAGCCTTTCCACCCAAAAAACCATCAGCACCGTGCTGGTGGGCAGGGGCAGCGGCATGACCGAGGCGGAGGCCAAAAAGCGGCTGGCCCAGCTGCAGGGCCTTAAAATCCACCCCCGCGACCAGGAGGAAAACCGCCTGGTGCTGGCGCGGGCCGAGCGCCTGTGGGAAGAGGCATTGGGCGAAACGCGGGACGTGATTGCCCAGGCGGCGCAGGCCTTCGGCGAGGCGCTGCGCAGCCAAGAGCCGGCGCGCATCCTGCGGGTGCGCAAGCGCTGCCAGGGCCTGCTGGACCGGGTGGAGGCGGGCCTTTCGCTGGAGGGCTTCAGCTTCGGCGAGGATTTTTTCGATGAGGATGAAGAATCATGA